A section of the Rhizobium sp. BG4 genome encodes:
- a CDS encoding amidohydrolase family protein, with the protein MYYIDAFNHFFPKALWDRIQKLDGAGKDIGRRMQGVPCIYDLETRFRVMDEFPDYRQVISLGMPPLEAMGGPELATEFARIANDGQAELVEKYPERFAGFVAALPMNAPEAAVREAERAFTELGANGLQIHTNVNGAPLDEERFFPIFEVAAKHNKPVLLHPSRNASMTDYATEDKSKYEIWWTFGWPYETSAAMARLVFSGFMDRLPDLKVLAHHMGAMVPYFEGRVGPGWDQLGKRTTDEDLTLVLKRLKKRPLDYFKDFYADTAVFGSKAATICGLEFYGSDRILFASDSPFDPEKGPGYIRDTLKILNSLDLPKEDMEKICFRNAEALFGLKGR; encoded by the coding sequence ATGTATTATATCGATGCGTTCAACCATTTCTTCCCGAAGGCGCTCTGGGACCGTATCCAGAAGCTCGACGGCGCCGGCAAGGATATCGGCCGCCGCATGCAGGGCGTGCCCTGCATTTACGATCTCGAAACCCGCTTCCGCGTCATGGACGAGTTTCCTGACTACCGGCAGGTCATCTCGCTCGGCATGCCGCCGCTCGAAGCCATGGGCGGCCCGGAACTCGCGACCGAATTTGCCCGGATCGCCAATGACGGCCAGGCCGAGCTCGTCGAAAAATACCCGGAGCGCTTCGCCGGCTTCGTCGCCGCCCTGCCGATGAACGCCCCTGAGGCCGCCGTTCGCGAAGCCGAGCGCGCCTTTACCGAACTCGGCGCCAACGGCTTGCAGATCCACACCAACGTCAACGGCGCGCCGCTCGACGAGGAGCGCTTCTTCCCGATCTTCGAGGTCGCCGCCAAGCACAACAAGCCGGTGCTGCTGCATCCCTCGCGCAACGCCTCGATGACCGATTACGCCACCGAGGACAAATCGAAATACGAGATCTGGTGGACCTTCGGCTGGCCTTACGAGACCAGCGCCGCCATGGCCCGCCTGGTCTTCTCCGGCTTCATGGACCGCCTGCCGGACCTGAAGGTTCTCGCCCATCACATGGGCGCCATGGTGCCCTATTTCGAAGGACGCGTCGGCCCCGGCTGGGACCAGCTCGGCAAGCGCACGACGGACGAGGATCTGACGCTGGTGCTGAAGCGCCTGAAGAAGCGCCCGCTCGACTATTTCAAGGACTTCTACGCCGACACCGCCGTCTTCGGCTCGAAGGCCGCTACCATCTGCGGCCTGGAGTTCTACGGTAGCGACCGCATCCTCTTCGCCTCGGATTCGCCCTTCGACCCGGAAAAGGGTCCGGGCTATATCCGCGATACGCTGAAGATCCTGAATTCGCTCGATCTTCCCAAGGAAGACATGGAAAAGATCTGCTTCCGCAATGCCGAGGCCCTGTTCGGGCTGAAGGGCAGATAA
- a CDS encoding class II aldolase/adducin family protein — protein MHEDLKQRMIEAGRILEAAGQGDWTRGHVSIRVPEQPDRFYMKPSKFGLEEITLDNIITVDLDGEKVDGEFGRHNEAYIHSEVLRARPDLNAVVHTHAPYATAFSALGKPLQPVGHPGSIFAEGLPVFSETTELITTAERGKAVAACLGEHGAMLLQNHGIVTAAPTIEQAIYLALSLENACMMQLWVEAAGGAKALGKPEDIKAKRKHMFRDEMFKATFAYLVRRLKRS, from the coding sequence ATGCATGAAGACCTGAAGCAGCGGATGATCGAGGCCGGCCGCATTCTGGAAGCAGCCGGCCAGGGCGACTGGACGCGCGGCCATGTCTCGATCCGCGTTCCCGAGCAACCCGACCGCTTCTACATGAAGCCGTCGAAATTCGGCCTTGAGGAGATCACCCTCGACAACATCATCACCGTCGATCTCGACGGCGAGAAGGTGGACGGCGAGTTCGGCCGCCACAACGAGGCCTACATCCATTCCGAGGTGCTGCGCGCCCGGCCCGATCTGAACGCCGTCGTCCATACCCACGCGCCCTATGCCACCGCCTTCTCGGCGCTCGGCAAGCCGCTGCAGCCGGTCGGCCATCCGGGCTCGATCTTCGCCGAGGGCCTGCCGGTCTTCTCCGAAACCACGGAGCTGATCACCACCGCCGAGCGCGGCAAGGCCGTCGCCGCCTGCCTCGGCGAACATGGCGCCATGCTGTTGCAGAACCACGGCATCGTCACCGCCGCCCCTACTATCGAGCAGGCGATCTATCTGGCGCTGTCGCTCGAGAATGCCTGCATGATGCAGCTGTGGGTCGAGGCTGCCGGCGGCGCCAAGGCGCTCGGCAAGCCCGAGGATATCAAGGCCAAGCGCAAGCACATGTTCCGCGACGAGATGTTCAAGGCGACCTTCGCCTATCTCGTCCGCCGCCTGAAGCGCAGCTGA
- a CDS encoding flagellin: MSSIITNNAAIAALQSLRSVNASLSGTQQHVSTGLRIEKASDNAAYWAIATTMRSDSKALSAVQDALGLSGAVLDTTYTAIASSIDLMSEVKAKLVAAYEDGVDKTKINEDLTQLKQQLQSTSDSASFNGQNWLSWNTGADSADKSIPAYFIRNSDGTVRVGTVSYPINTPPRRTSTDVQYFVDNGGSGEYGILSTEAFAVEVGSAKNYVMLKGATAPATAVDIAIDNSTTDDELDDMLATVEGMTAQMTAVASTIGSLSKGVEMSMDFAHDLSDSVDSGVGRLVDADMEDESSKLTAQQTQQQLAIQSLSIANSAPQNLLSLFRN, from the coding sequence ATGTCGTCGATCATCACGAACAACGCGGCTATTGCTGCGCTCCAATCCCTGCGCTCTGTCAACGCCTCGCTTTCAGGAACGCAGCAGCACGTCTCCACCGGCCTTCGCATCGAAAAGGCTTCCGACAACGCCGCCTATTGGGCGATCGCGACGACGATGCGCTCCGACAGCAAGGCTCTGTCGGCGGTTCAGGACGCCCTCGGCCTCAGCGGTGCGGTTCTAGATACGACCTACACGGCGATCGCTTCGTCGATCGACCTGATGTCGGAAGTGAAGGCCAAGCTGGTTGCCGCCTATGAAGACGGCGTCGACAAGACGAAGATCAACGAAGACCTGACGCAGCTGAAGCAGCAGCTGCAGTCGACGTCCGATTCCGCCTCGTTCAACGGCCAGAACTGGCTCTCGTGGAACACCGGCGCCGACTCCGCCGACAAAAGCATCCCGGCCTATTTCATCCGCAACAGCGACGGCACGGTCAGGGTCGGAACGGTCTCCTACCCGATCAATACGCCGCCGCGCCGGACCTCTACCGACGTCCAGTATTTCGTCGATAACGGCGGCTCGGGCGAATACGGCATCCTCTCCACCGAAGCCTTCGCGGTCGAGGTCGGCTCGGCCAAGAATTACGTCATGCTGAAGGGCGCCACCGCCCCGGCAACGGCCGTCGATATCGCCATCGACAATTCGACGACGGATGACGAGCTCGACGACATGCTGGCGACCGTCGAAGGCATGACAGCACAGATGACGGCTGTGGCCTCGACGATCGGCTCGCTCAGCAAGGGCGTCGAGATGTCGATGGATTTCGCCCACGATCTCTCCGATTCCGTCGACAGCGGCGTCGGCCGGCTGGTCGATGCCGATATGGAAGACGAATCCTCGAAGCTGACGGCGCAGCAGACGCAGCAGCAGCTGGCGATCCAGTCGCTGTCGATCGCCAACAGCGCCCCACAGAACCTGCTGAGCCTGTTCAGGAACTGA
- a CDS encoding LysR substrate-binding domain-containing protein has translation MARRRRRHPALSGADRPRRRPIARLHCQRPPVLHTKTRLRAWGDWLTRSGIAIEGGPRVEYEHFYFMLEAAGAGLGVCVAPWPYVTGDIRDNRLAAPFGFIDSGHEYVALRRARRNRKSVIFCEWLRAEAEDFVSTHPAPRREV, from the coding sequence CTGGCCCGACGGCGCCGACGTCATCCCGCTCTTTCCGGAGCAGACCGGCCCCGTCGTCGCCCCATCGCTCGCCTCCACTGTCAGCGGCCTCCCGTCCTGCACACCAAGACCAGGCTCCGCGCCTGGGGCGACTGGCTCACCCGCTCCGGCATCGCCATCGAGGGCGGGCCGCGCGTCGAATACGAGCATTTCTATTTCATGCTGGAAGCAGCCGGCGCCGGCCTCGGCGTCTGTGTCGCGCCCTGGCCCTATGTCACCGGCGATATCCGCGACAACAGGCTCGCCGCCCCCTTCGGCTTCATCGACAGCGGCCACGAATATGTGGCGCTCCGCCGCGCCAGGCGAAACCGCAAATCGGTGATCTTCTGCGAATGGCTGCGCGCCGAAGCCGAGGACTTTGTCTCCACACATCCGGCGCCGAGACGCGAGGTGTGA
- a CDS encoding class I SAM-dependent methyltransferase, with the protein MSNRHTDGSAGDANYGVIGTNYTQYRQPDPHIAAFIWSALGDAKTVLNVGAGAGSYEPTDRVVTAVEPSASMRAQRPARLPVAIDAVAEKLPFDDKSFDGSMTTFSVHQWPDLKAGLAEMRRVTRGPVAVLSCDPDELHRSWLQVYAPEMIAVEASRYPSLASISEALGGTVEIRPVPIPLHCTDGFSEGYYGRPERLLDPGARRANSAWSFVDPSIGERFVEELGRDLKHGSWDKRYGALRTQPFFEGSLRLIVSMP; encoded by the coding sequence ATGAGCAACAGACATACGGATGGAAGTGCGGGCGACGCCAATTACGGCGTGATCGGCACCAATTACACGCAGTACCGCCAGCCGGATCCGCATATCGCCGCCTTCATCTGGAGCGCGCTCGGCGATGCCAAGACCGTGCTGAATGTCGGCGCCGGTGCCGGTTCCTACGAGCCGACGGACCGGGTGGTGACGGCGGTCGAGCCGTCGGCCTCGATGCGGGCGCAGCGCCCGGCCCGTCTTCCGGTCGCGATCGACGCGGTGGCGGAAAAGCTGCCTTTCGACGACAAGAGTTTCGACGGCAGCATGACGACCTTCTCCGTCCACCAGTGGCCGGATCTGAAGGCGGGTCTTGCGGAGATGCGCCGCGTGACGCGCGGGCCGGTCGCGGTGCTGAGCTGCGATCCGGACGAGCTGCATCGCTCGTGGCTGCAGGTCTATGCGCCGGAGATGATTGCCGTCGAAGCCAGCCGTTACCCGTCGCTGGCGTCGATCTCGGAAGCGCTCGGCGGCACGGTCGAGATCCGGCCGGTGCCGATCCCGCTGCATTGCACCGATGGTTTCAGCGAAGGCTATTACGGCCGCCCGGAGCGGCTGCTCGATCCCGGCGCGCGCCGTGCGAATTCCGCCTGGAGCTTCGTCGATCCCTCCATCGGCGAGCGTTTCGTCGAAGAGCTCGGCCGTGATCTGAAGCATGGCAGCTGGGACAAGCGGTACGGCGCGTTGCGCACGCAGCCCTTCTTCGAGGGTTCGCTGCGGCTGATCGTTTCCATGCCCTAA
- a CDS encoding TetR/AcrR family transcriptional regulator: protein MSEKVQAIMDAAERMIRQGGYNGFSFREIAAEVGIKSASVHYHFPTKEALAAAVAHRYTDRFGDAVEAEKSSGLNTVAAWRRVFQRSFAEDGRMCLCGALGAASRDLPDEVAAEAKRFFEVGIERLMASGMTREEALKVLATLEGAMLMSSALGDASSFDDATKELA, encoded by the coding sequence ATGTCGGAAAAAGTGCAGGCAATCATGGACGCCGCAGAGCGCATGATCAGACAGGGTGGCTATAACGGATTCAGTTTCCGCGAGATTGCCGCTGAAGTCGGCATCAAGAGCGCCAGCGTCCACTACCATTTCCCCACCAAGGAGGCGCTCGCCGCCGCTGTCGCCCATCGTTACACGGATCGGTTCGGCGATGCTGTCGAGGCGGAAAAGTCGTCGGGCCTGAACACGGTCGCCGCCTGGCGCCGCGTCTTCCAGCGTTCCTTTGCCGAAGATGGCCGCATGTGCCTCTGCGGCGCGCTGGGCGCTGCCTCGCGTGATCTGCCGGATGAGGTTGCGGCGGAAGCGAAGCGCTTCTTCGAAGTCGGCATCGAAAGGTTGATGGCGTCGGGCATGACGCGCGAGGAAGCGCTGAAGGTGCTCGCCACCCTGGAAGGCGCCATGCTGATGTCGTCAGCGCTCGGCGATGCGAGTTCCTTCGACGACGCGACGAAGGAACTCGCCTAA
- a CDS encoding SDR family NAD(P)-dependent oxidoreductase has product MRFEGKVVAITGGGSGIGKEVAARFVAEGASVAINGRDLAKLQAAAKEIDPSGKKVIVSAGDIANPATGAALVDAAVKAFGTLDILINNAGVFNPKPFLDLTEGDYDWYLDTILKGKFFTAQAAAKVMKDKGGVIVQTGSMWAIQAIGATPSAAYSAANAGVHAMVRNLAIELAPYNIRINAVAPAVVETPVYNTFLSAEQVKEVLPTFDAFHPLGRNGQPKDVAEAILFLASEQASWITGTVLPVDGGVTAGRQ; this is encoded by the coding sequence ATGCGCTTTGAAGGTAAAGTAGTCGCGATCACTGGCGGCGGTTCGGGAATTGGCAAGGAAGTGGCGGCCCGCTTCGTCGCCGAGGGGGCTTCGGTCGCCATCAACGGCCGCGATCTCGCCAAGCTGCAGGCTGCCGCCAAGGAAATCGATCCTTCCGGCAAGAAAGTCATCGTTTCCGCCGGTGACATCGCCAATCCGGCAACGGGCGCAGCCCTGGTTGACGCCGCCGTCAAGGCATTCGGCACGCTTGACATCCTCATCAACAATGCCGGCGTCTTCAACCCGAAGCCGTTCCTCGATCTCACCGAGGGCGACTACGACTGGTATCTGGACACGATCCTGAAGGGCAAGTTCTTCACCGCACAGGCTGCTGCCAAGGTGATGAAGGACAAGGGCGGCGTCATCGTCCAGACCGGCTCGATGTGGGCGATCCAGGCGATCGGCGCCACGCCGTCGGCTGCCTATTCGGCTGCCAATGCCGGCGTTCACGCCATGGTCCGCAACCTGGCGATCGAGCTTGCACCTTATAACATCCGCATCAACGCGGTTGCTCCTGCCGTCGTCGAAACCCCCGTCTACAACACCTTCCTGTCTGCCGAGCAGGTCAAGGAAGTGCTGCCGACCTTCGACGCCTTCCATCCGCTCGGCCGCAACGGCCAGCCGAAGGATGTCGCCGAGGCGATCCTCTTCCTCGCTTCCGAGCAGGCTTCGTGGATCACCGGCACGGTTCTCCCGGTTGATGGCGGCGTCACCGCCGGCCGCCAGTAA
- a CDS encoding carboxymuconolactone decarboxylase family protein: protein MMDWNGYRDELLGRVGELGKLTPDTLRGVVSLDRAGEKANHLGPKMRELIALAVAVTTRCDGCIAVHSKAAIEHGATEEEIAEALGVAIALNAGAALTYSARVLDAVAALPNK, encoded by the coding sequence ATGATGGATTGGAACGGATATCGCGACGAACTGCTCGGCCGCGTCGGTGAACTCGGCAAGCTGACGCCGGATACGCTGCGTGGCGTGGTCTCGCTCGATCGCGCCGGCGAAAAGGCAAATCACCTCGGCCCGAAGATGCGTGAACTGATCGCGCTCGCCGTTGCCGTCACCACCCGCTGCGACGGCTGCATTGCCGTTCATAGCAAGGCGGCGATCGAGCACGGGGCGACCGAGGAAGAGATCGCCGAGGCGCTCGGCGTCGCGATCGCGCTTAATGCCGGTGCCGCTCTGACCTATTCCGCCCGGGTTCTCGACGCCGTCGCGGCCCTTCCGAACAAGTGA
- a CDS encoding FAD-dependent oxidoreductase, translated as MQTSVAIIGGGLAGLHAARLLHAANIDFLLFEARDRLGGRIFSVDETGSVSADGFDLGPSWFWPQMQPTIGALVAELELPAFVQASDGDVVFERMSREPPQRYQGYRQEPQSMRLTGGTNALVRALTAELPENCIFLSRKVTAAALGADGVTLTVSNSTGGQESVQAGHVIFALPPRLLEATVSFSPPVSTAMASRWRQTATWMAPHAKFFALYDRPFWRQEGLSGTAQSMVGPLVEIHDATTATGSAALFGFLGVGADERQSIGEDLLTHACVQQLGRLFGEKALQPRATLFKDWAADPATATKADRTGGAHPSPDRRPWVDGAWQPFISLAGSETSQTDPGYLSGAVDAAARTVSAIIGSRRDAANRR; from the coding sequence ATGCAGACATCTGTTGCGATCATCGGCGGCGGCCTTGCCGGACTTCATGCCGCGAGGCTGCTTCACGCAGCCAATATCGACTTCCTGCTGTTCGAAGCCCGCGACCGGCTGGGCGGGCGGATCTTCTCCGTGGACGAGACGGGCAGCGTTTCGGCCGACGGCTTCGATCTCGGCCCTTCCTGGTTCTGGCCGCAGATGCAGCCGACGATCGGCGCGCTTGTCGCCGAGCTTGAGCTGCCGGCTTTCGTCCAGGCAAGCGACGGCGACGTGGTGTTCGAGCGCATGTCGCGCGAGCCGCCGCAGCGCTATCAGGGCTACCGGCAGGAGCCGCAATCGATGCGGCTGACCGGCGGCACCAATGCGCTGGTGCGGGCGCTGACGGCGGAACTGCCGGAAAATTGCATCTTCCTGAGCCGCAAGGTCACTGCCGCCGCGCTTGGCGCCGATGGCGTGACACTGACCGTTTCGAATTCTACCGGCGGACAGGAGAGTGTTCAGGCCGGGCATGTGATCTTTGCTCTGCCGCCGCGTTTGCTTGAGGCGACCGTTTCCTTCTCGCCGCCGGTTTCGACCGCCATGGCCTCGCGCTGGCGCCAGACGGCGACCTGGATGGCGCCGCATGCGAAATTCTTCGCGCTTTACGACCGCCCGTTCTGGCGCCAGGAAGGCCTGTCGGGAACGGCGCAGAGCATGGTTGGGCCGCTGGTCGAGATTCATGATGCGACGACCGCGACGGGCTCCGCCGCTCTCTTCGGCTTCCTCGGCGTCGGTGCCGACGAGCGCCAATCTATCGGCGAGGATCTGCTGACGCATGCCTGCGTCCAGCAGCTCGGCCGCCTGTTTGGCGAGAAGGCGCTGCAGCCGCGGGCAACGCTGTTCAAGGATTGGGCTGCCGATCCGGCGACCGCCACGAAGGCCGACCGCACTGGCGGCGCCCATCCGTCGCCCGACCGCAGGCCCTGGGTGGATGGCGCATGGCAGCCCTTCATCTCGCTTGCCGGAAGCGAAACCAGCCAGACCGATCCCGGCTATCTCTCGGGCGCGGTCGATGCGGCCGCGCGGACCGTTTCTGCAATCATCGGATCGCGGCGCGACGCCGCGAACAGGAGGTAA
- a CDS encoding glucose 1-dehydrogenase, translating to MLTGKTALITGGSSGIGLAAARRLIADGARVAISGTDEAKLDMARRELGGETVAIRADVRSLTDLKAMAKQAADAFGTIDILFANAGVAYGTPIATTEEEAFDRLMDINVKGVFFTVQSVLPVMADGGSIILNTSWLNKVGTPGRAALSASKAAVRSFARTLSAELTERKIRVNCVSPGPTDTPIHHSAGQTADDYKAYTERVGARVPAGRMGRPEEIAAAVAFLASDQSSFMLGTEILLDGGLAEL from the coding sequence ATGCTGACAGGAAAGACTGCACTGATCACCGGCGGCTCCAGCGGTATCGGCCTTGCGGCGGCGCGCCGGCTGATCGCCGATGGCGCCCGTGTCGCCATATCGGGCACCGACGAGGCCAAGCTCGATATGGCGCGGCGTGAGCTCGGCGGCGAGACCGTGGCGATCCGCGCCGACGTGCGCTCGCTTACCGACCTGAAGGCGATGGCGAAGCAGGCGGCCGACGCCTTCGGCACGATCGACATTCTCTTCGCCAATGCCGGTGTCGCCTATGGCACGCCGATTGCGACGACCGAAGAGGAGGCCTTCGACCGGCTGATGGACATCAACGTCAAGGGCGTGTTCTTCACCGTGCAGAGCGTGCTGCCCGTGATGGCCGACGGCGGTTCGATCATCCTCAACACGTCGTGGCTGAACAAGGTGGGCACGCCGGGGCGCGCCGCGCTCTCGGCCTCGAAGGCGGCTGTCCGCTCCTTTGCCCGCACGCTCTCGGCCGAACTCACCGAGCGCAAGATCCGCGTCAACTGCGTCAGCCCCGGGCCGACCGACACGCCGATCCACCATAGCGCCGGCCAGACGGCCGACGACTACAAGGCCTATACCGAGCGGGTCGGCGCCCGCGTGCCGGCCGGGCGTATGGGGCGCCCGGAGGAGATCGCCGCCGCGGTGGCGTTTCTCGCCAGCGACCAATCGAGCTTCATGCTCGGAACCGAAATACTTCTCGATGGCGGATTGGCGGAGCTTTGA
- a CDS encoding cupin domain-containing protein: MRINDDLTKPVTVHSAALDWIPSPAPGVDRKMLFRIGEEKARATSIVRYAPGSAFPPHTHTGGEEFVVLDGIFQDEHGDYPAGSYIRNPPGTSHMPASAGGCSIFVRLWQFRAEDRDQTVRRPGEGRKDTPRPGAESALILFDDGREQVRLEEWRAGAAVTVDNAEGLEFLVLKGTLIVNGERLERLAWGRLPAGTTLAAEAGADGAQVWMKRGPLMHADVCAF, encoded by the coding sequence ATGCGTATCAATGACGACCTGACGAAACCTGTAACCGTACATTCGGCGGCACTCGACTGGATCCCCAGCCCGGCGCCGGGCGTCGACCGCAAGATGCTGTTTCGCATCGGCGAGGAGAAGGCGCGCGCCACCTCGATCGTCCGCTATGCCCCGGGCAGCGCCTTTCCGCCGCATACCCATACCGGCGGCGAGGAATTCGTGGTGCTCGACGGCATCTTCCAGGACGAGCACGGCGACTATCCGGCCGGATCCTACATCCGCAACCCGCCGGGCACCTCGCATATGCCGGCCTCGGCAGGCGGCTGCTCGATCTTCGTGCGGCTCTGGCAATTCCGCGCCGAAGACCGCGACCAGACGGTGCGCCGCCCGGGCGAGGGCCGCAAAGATACGCCGCGCCCCGGCGCCGAGAGCGCTCTCATCCTCTTCGACGACGGCCGCGAGCAGGTGCGCCTCGAAGAGTGGCGGGCAGGGGCGGCGGTGACCGTCGACAATGCCGAAGGCCTGGAATTCCTGGTGCTGAAGGGGACACTGATTGTCAATGGCGAGCGGCTGGAACGCCTCGCCTGGGGCCGCCTTCCGGCAGGTACTACGCTCGCCGCAGAAGCCGGCGCCGATGGCGCGCAAGTCTGGATGAAACGCGGGCCGCTCATGCACGCGGATGTCTGCGCGTTTTGA
- a CDS encoding cold-shock protein has product MNTGTVKWFNATKGFGFIQPDNGGADVFVHISAVERAGMRSLADGQKISYEIVQDRRSGKSSADNLQAA; this is encoded by the coding sequence ATGAATACAGGTACAGTCAAGTGGTTCAACGCCACCAAGGGTTTCGGCTTCATTCAGCCTGACAACGGCGGCGCCGATGTTTTCGTCCATATTTCTGCAGTTGAACGCGCAGGCATGCGCTCGCTCGCAGACGGACAGAAGATCAGCTACGAAATCGTGCAGGACCGCCGCTCGGGCAAGAGCTCGGCAGATAACCTGCAGGCTGCATAA
- a CDS encoding cold-shock protein produces the protein MATRRYQPGDNIVLKPGIFAGGQAFGAGRIVSVLPAAQGLVHYRVRFQNENYERSIRQDDIDVLASPSSLPPVETQASAEAATSSWINANAIRIRK, from the coding sequence ATGGCAACCCGCCGCTATCAGCCGGGCGATAACATTGTCCTGAAGCCGGGGATATTCGCCGGTGGGCAGGCCTTTGGCGCCGGGCGCATCGTCTCCGTTCTGCCTGCCGCGCAGGGCCTCGTTCATTACCGTGTCAGGTTCCAGAACGAGAATTACGAGCGGAGCATCCGCCAGGACGATATCGACGTTCTGGCCTCGCCATCGTCGCTTCCCCCTGTGGAAACACAGGCCAGTGCGGAAGCCGCGACATCAAGCTGGATCAACGCGAATGCGATCCGGATCAGGAAATAA
- the rpsU gene encoding 30S ribosomal protein S21, translating into MQVLVRDNNVDQALRVLKKKMQREGIFREMKARSAYEKPSEKRAREKGEAVRRVRKLARKQAQREGLLPGPKKKVVARSR; encoded by the coding sequence TTGCAGGTACTCGTCCGCGATAACAACGTCGATCAGGCTCTTCGTGTGCTCAAGAAGAAGATGCAGCGCGAAGGCATCTTCCGCGAAATGAAGGCGCGCAGCGCCTATGAAAAGCCGTCCGAAAAGCGCGCCCGCGAGAAGGGCGAAGCCGTTCGCCGGGTCCGCAAGCTCGCCCGCAAGCAGGCGCAGCGCGAAGGCCTGCTGCCCGGCCCGAAGAAGAAAGTCGTGGCTCGCAGCCGCTGA
- a CDS encoding FliM/FliN family flagellar motor switch protein: MSNISDDLPPFGEAPADGGAEKNDPVTERLRQHEANLLFSAVPPEVLAAAGPDLRKKVDDIPVEIEVVIGRARVSVAELMRVDPGHSFRLDSRFGGPVELLVNGRLIGHGEIVADADDNVIGVRMIRIAG; the protein is encoded by the coding sequence ATGTCTAATATTTCCGATGATTTGCCGCCGTTTGGCGAGGCTCCCGCCGATGGCGGAGCGGAGAAGAACGATCCCGTTACGGAGCGGTTGCGTCAACATGAGGCAAACCTGCTGTTCTCGGCGGTGCCGCCCGAGGTTCTCGCGGCTGCCGGTCCTGATCTCAGGAAGAAGGTCGACGATATCCCTGTCGAGATCGAGGTGGTGATCGGTCGCGCGCGCGTTTCCGTTGCCGAGCTGATGCGGGTCGATCCCGGCCACAGCTTCAGGCTCGACAGCCGCTTCGGCGGTCCGGTCGAACTGCTCGTCAACGGCCGGCTGATCGGCCACGGAGAGATCGTCGCAGATGCCGACGACAATGTCATCGGCGTGCGGATGATCCGCATCGCCGGCTGA
- a CDS encoding helix-turn-helix transcriptional regulator: MQQPADVSVQLIDMIYASLFGECGWQDFLDAVAKTSPDGKAALHYHDLASPVAHVPYMSGFSAGEVETFSSHFASVNPWIPRMGLVPVGRGLCGDEIFTRNNLVRTEFYNDWLKRQAGCETSIGVSIIREKARTFILSTATSSADPERNREAAERYTVLAPHLRRAFDFIRKRDLFAPDNQSLKTLFDSIGAGLFYVSEKKRLRWSNNTAAQILAAGFPLHMTTGGRLDIRCQKSAAAFERLASRNDGQCEPYTAIVQADGADSSYRLTMVRIQSSAFTEFMEGPTVAIIAEPMVAAPLKDRRSALMETSKLTVTEIKVALSVASGNTPREVATACQMHYETVRTHLRSIYSKLGVNSQVALAALLLGS, from the coding sequence ATGCAGCAGCCAGCCGACGTGTCCGTTCAGTTGATCGACATGATTTATGCAAGCCTGTTCGGCGAATGCGGCTGGCAGGATTTTCTCGATGCCGTGGCCAAGACCTCGCCGGATGGCAAGGCCGCGCTGCATTATCACGACCTCGCCTCCCCGGTTGCCCATGTGCCCTATATGTCGGGTTTCTCGGCGGGCGAGGTCGAGACGTTCAGCAGCCACTTCGCATCGGTAAACCCCTGGATTCCGCGCATGGGGCTTGTCCCGGTCGGCCGCGGCCTGTGCGGCGACGAAATCTTCACGCGCAACAATCTGGTGAGGACCGAATTCTACAACGACTGGCTCAAGCGGCAGGCCGGTTGCGAAACCAGCATCGGCGTCTCGATCATTCGCGAGAAGGCCCGCACCTTCATCCTCTCGACTGCGACGTCATCGGCCGATCCCGAGCGCAACAGGGAAGCGGCCGAGCGCTACACCGTGCTCGCACCGCATCTCAGACGTGCCTTCGATTTCATCCGTAAGCGCGATCTTTTCGCCCCCGACAATCAATCGCTGAAGACCCTGTTCGACAGTATCGGCGCCGGGCTGTTCTATGTCTCGGAAAAGAAGAGATTACGCTGGTCGAACAACACGGCGGCGCAAATCCTCGCCGCCGGTTTTCCGCTTCACATGACGACCGGCGGGCGGCTCGATATCCGCTGCCAGAAATCAGCAGCCGCCTTCGAGCGCCTGGCGTCCCGGAACGACGGGCAGTGCGAGCCCTATACGGCAATCGTCCAGGCGGATGGCGCAGACAGCAGTTACCGGCTGACCATGGTGCGGATTCAGTCCAGCGCCTTCACCGAGTTCATGGAGGGACCGACCGTCGCGATCATTGCCGAGCCGATGGTCGCCGCGCCGCTGAAGGACAGGCGTAGCGCCCTGATGGAAACGTCGAAGCTGACCGTCACCGAGATAAAGGTGGCGCTCAGCGTCGCCTCCGGTAACACCCCGCGCGAAGTCGCGACAGCCTGCCAGATGCATTACGAAACGGTCCGCACCCACCTGCGCAGCATCTATTCCAAGCTCGGGGTCAATTCGCAGGTGGCGCTGGCGGCGCTTCTGCTCGGAAGCTGA